The DNA sequence TGTCATTGGCCTGGTGATAGTGATGGTGGCCATCAATACATGGGGAATTAGCCTCTTCCACCTGGACACTTTTCCCGCCTGGGCTAAGGTCAGTAACATCACTGATCAGGCCTAACAGAAGTGGGCAAATGGCCCAACCAAAGGAGCTGCCAGCACCCGGCAGAATCTGACCAACAGGCCAAGCAAACCACCAGGAGTGCAAAACCCCCAGCAGAAGATTCCGCCAGCTACCACCTCGAGTGAATTGCAGGGAGCCTTCAACAACCAAATGCACAGGCTCGGATGTTAGTGTCTTCTGCTTTGCCCTCCTTCCTTAGCACCACAGCTCAAGGAAACCTAAAACCGTTCTCACTTCCTTGTATCTAGTCTCTCCAATCAGCTCTTTCTGAagacaggaagaaacaaaagccTGTCTTTGTTGCCCCTCAGAGGCTAATCCTCACAAACTGACTAGCCTCACTGGGTTTGATGTTATTCTTAACTTCTTGATCCCTTTTAGGAGTAGAAGGAGAAATCCAAATCATCCTACCTATGCACAGAGAGTGACACCAGTGACTTCTCTTTGGGGGAAAATCTCACCTAGAACTTGAGACCTAATGTTGCCTCATTTCTCTCAAGTGTTTCTATCGTAAGTTCTCTCCACAAAAAGGCAGTTCTTAGTAAGTCCTCTTTGTGGCAATCAGTACTCTTTTATCACTACTCTGATTCCTTTTTAAGTGTCTCTCTTCAGTGGCTTCTCTATACCTTGGCACCAAATTCCTGTAAAGAAATAGTCCCCTTCAGGAAGAGGCTGGTGCTGTTCTCTCTgtcaaaggaaaaggaagacacATTGAGATTAGTGTCTCTCTCTTCACTCATCACTAACCATCAATACCACCGTGCTGGTTAAGTGTCGGGAGGGAGGAAAAACGTTCATACTTGTCTTATAAGGAGGCCGAAACTGTGATTAAGACCATCGCACTATTAATGATATTTGACGGACTTTCTTCTGGAGGTAATGAGTAGTTCGTCCCTGAGAAGACAAGCACAGAAAGGTCCAAACACATCAGTCACTTTCTACAAGTTAATGAGCCTcttgaggggaggggagatgtcTTACATCTCCTAAAGTCCCCAACAACTTATACAATATAGTAAACTGTACCTGCTCAATAAACGTTTCCTTTGAGAAAAATCACTTTGGAAATCCaggcctcctccttcctcctgtaCTATACACCCTTTCCCCCAAGACAGAGGTCCTTGCTATAGGACTGGATGAAGCTCCCAGGCCCTCCAGTCTTCAGGCATTACACATTTCTGATTTCTACCATCAGTTACTTGCTAAATACACCTTATGGGAAAAGGAGGACCCCATAGTTGCTGCACTTCTTGAACTGATTTTAAGTTACTATTGATAACACGTGCAGTTTTCCCATAATAATTAACCAATAAGTTACTCCCTTAGTTTACCAAGTATCTGTGAGTTACAAAATTCTTTTGTGCCAAACTTGCACCAGGTTTAATCAGGAATATTACTGCTTCTGCCAATTAGCTTAAGCCAAATTATCTGGCCACTTATAAAAGTGAATGAGCCCATATGAAATACCAGTATTAGGTACACTACGTCTGGTTTGACGAAGCCAGATCACTACAGTCACGTGGCTTTAAAATGTTCGGGGagcgggggggcttccctggtggcgcagtggttgagagtccgcctgccgatgcaggggacacgggttcgtgcaccggtccgggaagatcctgcatgccgcggagcagctgggcccgtgagccatggccgctgagcctgcgcgtccggagcctgtgctccgcaacgggagaggccacaacagtgagaggcccgcgtaccgcaaaaaaaaaaaaaaaaagttcagaagaGTCAGAATGTCACTCCTAATGTCAGAGTAGCCAAATCCTCGAATGTCTGACCTATTACAGAACTTAGACACCAAGCCTTTAAGTCAGACAATAAGACAAAGGCACAGATAAGATGATTCTGGgagtataaataagtaaaaagagaaagaaaagttgaCTTAGAATTAAGTTGACTTAGAATGATTGGCCCCTGTTCAGCTATTTGAGACCCTGACTCACTCCGAAAGGGAAAGCAGTGGAGCCCCCCTGCAGCTGCTGCCAGGTCCGCCAGTCAGCTAAGCAGCCAGCTCAGAAAGGGTGTTTACTTTGGTCTGGTCAGTAGCCTGAACAGCACTGTGTTCTCCCCAGACCACAGATTCAGGCCAAAGAAGATTGCTCGTTCCAGATATGACTAACAAATGGTCAGCTATGACTAACAATTCTTTGTCTTCTAAAATCACTCTGCTGTTGGACAGGAACTACAATAATAGCTGTACTTACTAGTCTTGTCTCttgcaaatatattaaatttgattttatctTCTCATATCACAACTCTACATGGGCAGAAAAGCTATAAGTGATCATCTTATACcagctcattttatagatgatgaaactgagaaaCACTAAGCACAGTTGCATCTTATTCTCGATTATACATCAAGTCTGCTTAAAGTTGTCTCTCAAATTCCTTTAAGTCACCCATGAAGTACAGGGTATACTATCTTTTATGTTAGTATTTACATGAAAAAGACTCACATGCCATCTTAGGAAGTAAAAAATAGCTAGTTTTTCCTCCATTGTCAAAATAGATCCCTGTTTATTTAGCTGAGCCCAAATAAAGCAGGTGGCTTTAGGACCCTGTTCGAAAAATACATCTGAACACTAGAATCACCCTCACGCACTACTGAGATATCCAAACCAttaaaagagaaagggaactgaCAGCACCCAAGGGCACAGGGAGCCATCCTGGGGCTGTGCTCACAGAATGAATGCCGAGCACGCTGCCCGCACTTTTTACAGGGCACCTTCTGCTTGGCCCAATCCTGTACAGCTGTACAGCTAAGAACCAGGCAACGTCACTGCACTTTTCCTAAGCAGGCGCAGAACTCAGATTTTGCAATGTCCCACCCTGCCCCATGCACTTTCCACGAATCTTCACCGTTGGGTTGTTTCTCTCCCAGTGCCTCAAAACATGCCATCCGCTAGGTCTTCAGTACTTGACTACGTTGCACCCAGATTTAGGAAAGGTATAAACTGAACACTGGAAAATCCAAGTCTCACAGACTCCCTATTAAGATCAGGCAAGGTCTCAATATACTTCCCCTTCATCGCCCTGTTCCTTTCCATAAGGCAAGGCCCTAACAGTCAGTAGGGAAAGAAGAACTCATTCATCTGTGTAAGGCATGGAAATGGTATGTGCAAAGTCCGAGCCGGGAAGCTGAAGAAAAGCCTCATATGCTCCAGTACGGTATATAGTGTTCCTTCAGGAGGAgtaacagaaaaagcatttaaaatgtgaGAGAGCTccgcagaaaaacaaacatcagcaTAGTACCTAGGGAGTGAATTGCCCAGTGGAAGTGAAAACATGATGCATGTTATATGCTCCATGAACCCGTTAAGTACAGACGACTGGAAAACCCACACATCCCAACTTTTCTCTAGAGTCACACAAATGAAAATTGAATAAATGATTTagaaagagggggcttccctggtggcgcagtggttaagaatccacctgccaatgcaggggacacaggttcgagccctagtccgggaagatttcacatgccatggagcaactaagcccgtgtgccacaactactgagcccatgagccacaactactgagcccgcatgccacaactactgaagcccacgcgcccacGTGCTcaacaagagtagccactgcaatgagaagcccacgcaccgcaacgaacggtagcccccgctcaccacaactagaaaaagcccgcgcagcaatgaagacccaatgcagccataaattaatttttttttaaagttcactatgagttagaaagaaggaaataaaattgtccCTTTAAATCAAAACTGCTTAACTGTATAAAACACTAAATCAGATGAGACATCTAAAGACATCAACTGGTAACTTCAACTCATAAAATACAGTGCCTTTTAACAATTTTAAGTaaggttcttttgtttttttctctccctttggcttttttttttttggggagGTTTACAGTTTAAGAATAAGCTTTCcagttcaatgtattttttagGTTCCCAACATAAACCCTGAAGTCTTATTTTTCACACGTGAGTAACCTTCAGTAGAATTTTATGTAACCCTCTTAAGTCAGGTGTAGCAAAAAGTTTCCTTAAGTCACATCAGCagttgttttcaaactttttttaaaagaaaagaaggcatGTCTTGCAATGGTTCTTCCCATCCCTCCACTGCTTTGTAAGGCAAGGGCCTCTACAAAACACCCAGGAAATGTACCTTTCAGTGCCACAATCACAATAACCACACCCCTTAAAAGCCATGATGGTTCTGGGTTCCTCCAACAATATATCTCAGTGAAGATAAACCTGCCTGAGAACTCCGAGCTCCTTTCACTCCTGCAAGAACGTAAAACTAGGAGAGGGGCTCTGAATGGAGACCAGGAAGTCAGCCTGCGTTCACTGTGTAGCAGTTTACACGGTGAAGGTGATTTGCTGGGTGGCTCCCACTGGCAGAAATGATCCTGTCATCGAGGTAAGTGTCACTCCTGAGGGAAGCTCCAAGTCCAAACGAGCTTTGTTTACAATATATAATTATAGAGACCTAATTTTCCAATGTCCAAGTGACCCTCAAAGAAGCCACTCTGGGAGAACACACGCACACAATGCTCCATGGTTGATAACAAGGGATCCCTCTTTGGAAACAGTTTCCCAAGCTTGTGGCATTTTGAATACCCTCAAGGATGGTAAACCTCTAGCCTTCGAGGATTTGGTCGTTCAAGATCAAACCTTGTAAGCCAGGTGGTATGATCAAGGTGCATACTACAGATTTTCATCAACAAAGAGAGTGACCATAGAATAATGACAAATTTTGCACAGTTCATAAACTGGCTCCAAAAGTGAgtgcagaaaaacaaaagtattctGACCAAAAGCAACATGTTTGGACTAATATCTACTATTTATTGGACAATTTGCAAAGCACTGTGCTACACATCACATACATTATTTCTACTGTTTCTCATGGaagccctatgaggtaggtattgtaTCCACATCTTACAGAGAACACAACAGTTTCAGAAAAATAAGCTGCTTGCCCCTGATCACACTGCAAGGGAGAAGCCAACCATAATATGATCCTAACCTGTCTCACGCACCAGTACAACCTGCAGGGACAAAACTTATCTCCATGTATGAAAGATCCATGTTTCCAAAGAGAAGCAGAATCACTTTATTTTATAATCACATTTAGTATCAGTGGCATCACTGTCTGAAAATAACAGTCTCTAAACCATTCTTCCAGTTTACTAATTCTGCTAAAATGTCTTCAGAAATGGCGTCATCAGTGAAGCTGCCCAACAAGCCCTCCGGAACCAAACACCCAGTGAAATGGGCCTTTATTTATATTTAGTGCAAAATACACTTCCAGGACTTTAGCTTGGAGCTATCCCCCTGCACAGATATGTATAATAACATTAGGTTCAAGGTTATCACTGTAATAGCAACAGataggaaacaacctaaatgttcctCAGGAgcagattaaataaaattatggtatattcattCAGTAGAACCTTATGtagccaaaaaaaggaaagagtttCTTTGTTCCTTACCTACTGATATGGAATGACCTCCACTGGGGAAAACACTGTATATAGTTTGTTATCATTTGTATAAAAACCCCCATGTACATGTGTTTGTTCAGGCACAAAATCTTCCGCAAAAGGATACAGGGAACTAGCGAGTGCCTGACTCCAGGGAGAGGAACTAGGAGCTGAGGGACAACGCAGATCACTTTGTACTGACCCAGGGGAAAAGTCAggtatttaaacttttttatcaattaaaaaaaattatggactGATTATACACTTGAAAAATTACAAGAGTAATTTATGGttgcagaaagaaaaacacaaaaagtcTTCTTATGAGAATCACTATAAAGttataatttaaatacatttttttaatgtaaaaaggcATAAAATTTCCTTTATAGACAACTTCTCATTTATCTACCATGTAATGTCAAATGTGCCTGTAATCCCATAAAATAAGTATGATTCTTATGAGAAAACAGAGCCAGATCAAATGCATCGTTAGGAAAAAACATGCATACTAGACTATGAATTCTACTGAGGACAAAGGCCATTACTTTAAATACTTTTCAATTCCCCAGTTCCTGACAGGGTTCTCAAAACAGAGTTTCTTGGTTAATGAATAGCAAATTGATTTATTGGTTAAATTAGCAACTATGGAGCTTCCTGACAACAACATAAAATTAGTGGATAACTCACCAGAAACTGGCTtctagattttcattttaattactattttGAAACAACATAATTTAGTACCAAAGGTTTAAACACCCAATATAATTTCTAGACTGTGAAATCAGCATTATTTATATCTCATCAGCTATACAAAACtcatcaatttttcttttgaaaacggTAGTAGAAATCCCAAAGAATAAGGGAGAGACTACTAATTAAAGGTTACGTTTACTAATCTAGCACCACAATTCCATTCTCAGGACCTCCCAAGTggctggaaggaggaagggaagaagtgagGATGTTGGAAAAGTAAGGGCTGTTCTTAACTTGTGGCCCCATTTGTGCTGTAAGGCAATGCAGGGTCTAGCAAAGAAGAAAACTGCTGAGGCTggagatgaaaacaaaagcttttggtTCAGATGGTAAAGGAGGCCCTCAAGAACAGTAGAATCAGTTTATCCAGGAGGCAGTGCTGGAGTTGGCCTCATGAACTAGGGGGTTTCTTCTTGGCATCCAcgtcctttttaatttcttcaagtTTTTTAGCCAGGTTTGGTatctttaaagagaaaagagattatTATCATTTCGCATCTACCtaatcaatattttttcatttctcttcctctaaAGATAAATGGATTTTTTACTTTTCCTCTAAAAGAAACCTGCTCAACAGTGGTCTTTCTTAGCCTCATAACTGCCTAAGAAGGATACCAAAAGATGTAAGTTAAAGTAGGCTCCCTCCCCAAAAGCCAGAACCTGACTTCTACTTTTATATACCCACTTAGCCCCTCAATCCAGTGCCAAGTAAAAGTTGTacatataaacaataaatgtgaCATAAATTAACAAGCACCTGCCTAGAAAACCACATGACTCAAGTGAAGGTTGACAAAGGGAATTCCCTTTATCACACTAAAAGCTTCActataaaacaaatcaaaagttAATATCATATTTCCCTTCCTTATCTCTTTAAAATAAGCATTACCTTTTAGGATCCCCATTCATGGGCATTTGTGTCACCTGATTTTcaacttccccatctgtaaagtgaagcTAATACAACTCCCTACTTCACAAAACGCTGTTCTCCTTAAATGTGTTGCACTATATGAATCCACCTCCAAATTACTCAGTCATCTCTACTACTGGGTAGGGTGCTGAAAAGATTATCCAATTTAAGTATCACTTGATTTTCCATAGAACTGTAAGAATCTAACAGTGTTACTCTATGTTAACAAACCCAGCTCAGGATCACCAGGAGGCCACCTAAACTGATGGGATTTTTGCACTCCTATGGTGACAGGTGCTTCTGTGAGTTCTGTTATTTTTTCAAACAATGGAAAGTCTTACTACAAAATTCAGGACTTTTTCCTCAGACCTATGGACCTTGTTTGCTGGAAGGCATACCTTACTTCAGCAAACACAAGTCACTATGTATTAGTTACGTGAAATGAAGGAAGATGTGAATATGGTCACTTACGTCATAGTTCTGAGCCAGATACATTCCCACCACGTTGCCAAGAGTAAATCCAAGCTGTAAGGATAGAACAGGAAGAGTCACACTGGAGACGGAGCTCTGTGCCATCCAATACCACACCAGACTACATGGATAATATTCTCCTAAGGAGCGCAGGACAGTTATAAGACCCCGATGTCCAGGCTAGGGCCATGCATAGCATGAAATTCACATctttcttctataaaataaacacagaaatatcCTCCCAAAAGGTTAAAGAGTATACGAAAAAATATACGGTAGCACTGAACACATCGACCTTATAAATATTTGGCTGTAAGTTCTAGAAACTCAAGCCAAAATTCCGATTTTTGTTGTTAAAagccagtttatttatttttatttttttggttttgagattttttatttcttgctaCATCAAGTAAAAagtattcaattttaaaaagcattcggCTAAATCGTAGGATCTTAGAAAACGAAGGGACCTTCACAGTTCAATCTCTTCATATTTCAAGAGGCACCTGAGGCCTAGGACATGGCCATTCATAACAGGAGCACAGGACAACCTAAATTAGATTCACACTCAAACACTAAAATATACAGTGAGATAAAGCAGGAAGCTGACATGCAACTGAGACAGCACATGGTTTAGCACTCTGCCCTGGATGGAGTCTAATGGGCAGGGCACTTAAGACCTGCAGAGAACACAGGTCCCCTAACCATGTCTTAGTCAGTGACAAGAGAGACAGGCACGATTTTTAGAGAACTGTTTATCCCACTGGGTGACTCTTCCTGAACAAAATCTGTTTCATGAAAATTTAAAGCACTCCCTTCACACCAAAAGAGTTTCAAAGTTCCTTAAGATTGGAGTTTTAATGATGATCTATAATTTcctgggttttttcccccaataataAAAAATCTCCAACTGAACACCTAACTTCTAATGTTATAAATGTGAACTggcatctgattttttttatcattttctttaatcagtgtcacTCCTATTCAATACACAGCAGAGgttaacagagaaaaacaaagcgCAGCACTTAACACTAATGGTCATATGTGGTGTGGTCGAATCGTCTTCAAGTTGGAGAACAGAGAACAAGTTGGAGAACTTCAGAACACAGCTGGATCCTTAATAAGTTTTAAGCTTACTAAGCTTtaaacaccaaaagcataatttAAATAGGTTTGTTGTAAGTTAAGAAGCATAAAAGAGGCTATCAAGTCTAACCATAGACCATCTTCTGATCATTTGATTAATCAAACATATCTTGTGAATATTTTTACCAATGTGCACCAAgaagcaaaatgatttttttcactcCTATGGGTTGAAACCAGGCAGTCAGAGGTTTTCCAAATCCAGAAAGAGTATTAAATTTGCTTAAAAGAAgaggggaagggcttccctggtggcgcagtggttgagagtctgcctgccaatgcaggggacacgggttcgtgccccggtccaggaagatcccacatgccgtggagcggctgggcccatgagccatggccactgagcctgcgtgtccggagcctgtgctccgcaacgggacaggccacagcagtgagaggcccacgtaccgcaaaaaaaaaaaaaaaaagaagaagaagaggggaaaaaaatcatctaaGAATGTTAGCTCTAACACCAAACAGAAAGAACAGAGGGttgaaaaatttcaagaaaaataaattagagttCTGGTTCTACCACTGTCTAGCTGTGTACCTTTAGGCATGACACTTAACCTCCTTGGCGCTTTGCTGATCTGAGTTTCCTGATTTCTAAAACATTATACCAACAATGCTCCTTCTAGCTCCAACATTCTAGGATTCTTGGTTCTTACCACGTGTGTCTCAAAATAAATATGGCATATCTAATGTGTCTTCATTTTGGCAATTTCACGAGGCATCAGGGCACATGAAAAAAATAgcagttattttaaaacacaaaacaaaaaccatgggTCTCTAGACAAGTCATATCCAATTCCAGTTTCAGAATATTGCTAGGTCTACCAATGGGATATTGTAAAATTACATAAACAACATGAGAGAAATGTGAGGAAAATGCATGACACCAGAAAAGCATTTATATGTTGTTCATGGGATACTCAATAGACAAGTTTAGACaggtaaaaaattttaatctgaataaataaaggatctcaaaaaataaaatctaaatctgAGGAACAGAGACTCATTAGTCTGAGAAGTTAGACTGGAGCCAGAGTATAAAACGTCTCGAATGAGTCTGAAACCTCTCTGCAGGCCAAGACCTGGAAGCCTCCTCAGTGGTCCATCCAGATGGCTGGACGCTATCACCATGGTCTTCCTCCACATCACAGGGTCCCCCCATAGTACTCCCTGCAGACAAGATAGTGCAGAAGGAAGGGAAATGCCTTCTTCCCAAGCTCAACACTAAATACATCACTATTATGTCCTCTCTGCCATCATTTTGAAACTTTAGGAATACGTAGCTTCTTCTCACAAACATATTGAGGACAATAAATGGTAAAACACCAGAAGTTTGGGGACTGAGGAGTGACATGAGCTAAGTAATGTAAAGGACAAACAGGTGagaagaaatctgaaaaaaatcctCCCAAATACATCTGGCCTCCAAAGGTTTTGATTGAAGGATTACAGTCCCTTATATCCTGAAAATCAATTTCATATCCAGCCCTGTGAAAAGATTATAAAATGGTCTCTATCTTAAAGAATTTATATGATGTATAGAAAGAAAAGCTACATATAAGTAAAATAGTTATATAACAACAGAAAGCAGCACCCAGCACAGGATCTT is a window from the Orcinus orca chromosome 9, mOrcOrc1.1, whole genome shotgun sequence genome containing:
- the STMP1 gene encoding short transmembrane mitochondrial protein 1; the protein is MLQFLLGFTLGNVVGMYLAQNYDIPNLAKKLEEIKKDVDAKKKPPSS